The window AATCGAGGCAGGTTTTCCGGTCACCTCACGGGGGGAAGAGGAGGCTGTAAAGAAGATAGCCTCTTCTGCAACCGGTGCAAAGGTAATCTGTCTTGCGAGGGCGGAAAAGAGCGACATCGAGAAGGCTGCCGAATGCGGTGTTTCCAGTATTCACATATTTCTTGCCTCATCGGACATACACCTCGTGAACAAACTGAAAATGACGCGCGGGGAGATGCTGCAGAAGGCTGCGGATGCCGTTGATTTTGCGGGAACACGCGGCCTTGAGGTTGAGTTTTCTGCAGAAGACAGCACCCGGACTGAACCTGGTTTTCTCGCAGAGGTTGCCAGGACAGTGCATGACGCCGGGGCAACGGTATTCGACATTGCAGACACGGTAGGCGTTGCGACTCCCGAATTGATGAAGTGCCTGGTGAAATCGGTTTCCGGGACAGGCATAGAAGTCAGCGTGCACTGCCATAACGACTTCGGTCTGGCTGTTGCCAACAGCATAGCGGCAGTGGATGCGGGAGCGGCACAGGTCCATGCAACGCTCAACGGAATTGGGGAAAGGGCCGGAAACACTTCGCTTGAAGAGTTTGCAACGGCCGCAACATGGCTTTACGGCTACAGAACCAAAATCAGGTTTGAGATGATATCGCACGCATGCGAACAGGCTGCAAGCATTACCGGAATGCCAATACACGCAAACAAGCCAATAGTAGGAAGCAACGCGTTCGGGCACAAGTCAGGGATTCACACTCACGGCATAATACGGAATCCGATTACATACGAGCCGTTTGATCCGCGTCTGGTCGGCAGAGGGCGATGGATGCAGGCTGGAAAGCACTCCGGTCGCCATGGTATAGAAGCGCAGCTAAAGGAACAGAACATAACGCTGGGAAGAGAGGAACTTGACATGGTGGTAAGGATGGTAAAGCAGCGGGGAGATTCCGGAATGATCACGGCGGCAGACGAGCTCGCGAGACTGGCTGATATGGCAAGGAAATCGTCGCTGCAGCAGATCCCCGAGGCACGGAATGGTGAGTGAATGGGCTCTACCACGGTGGAAAAGATCGTGTCAAGGGCATGCGGGAAGGCTGTAAGTGCGGGGGAGAAGCTGGAATCCCTTCCTGTGGACAGGTTATATCTGAACGAAGTTGTTGCGCCACCAGCAATTATCAACTTCCAGAATGACTTCAGCAAGGTATTCAGGGACACGCAATCGCCGAAGCAGGTGTTTGACAGATCCAGAGTAACATTTTTTGCAGATCACAGCGTGCCATCATGCTCCGAGAGTGTTAGCAGGGGGATTGCCCTGATGAAGACATTTTCGAATGAAACGGGCGTCAGAATGTACAAGGAAGGGGACGGCATAGAACATACTGTGGCTGGAGAAGAAGGTTCCGTGCTTCCCGGGGAAATAGTCGTGGCCACAGACTCGCACACATGCACGCAGGGTGCCCTGGGTGCACTTGCATTCGGAATAGGAGCAACGGAGGCTGAATATGCGATGGCGAATGGTGAAATCTACTCATTCTCCGTTCCTGAAACGATTCGCTTTTCAATCGGAGGCGAGCTGTCCGATGGTGTTTTTGCAAAGGATCTGATTTTACACATACTGGGAATGATGGGACAGGACGGCTGTTCAAGAAGGATCGCCGAATTCGATGGCCGGTGCATCAGCTCAATGGACATGGACGGAAGATTTACGATGTGCAATCTCTCTGTGGAAATGGGTGCCAGAAGCGCCATCATCAATCCTGATGACTCCACTTCGGCATATATACGCGAAGCATTCGCCAATTCAGGAAAGAGTTTTGACGGCAGTGCACTAGATAAAGCGCGGCGAAGCGATTCGGATGCAGTGTTCTCGTCCGTGTTTGAAGTCGATGCCGCAGATGTCGAACCAACTGTGGCACTGCCGCATTCGCCTGCCAATGCGAAGCCGGTGAGCGAAGTTGATGATGAAATTGACACCGTCTTCATAGGGTCATGCGCAAATGCCAGGAAATCCGATCTTGAAATAGCTGCCAGGATACTAGGCGGAAGAAGGATCAGCCGAAGGGTTAACCTTATCGTAATCCCGGCGAGCAGGAGGATCTACAACTGGGCTGCCTCTAACGGCATTCTTTCCCGGCTGGCAGAGGCAGGGGCGAATATAGAATCATCTAACTGCGGTCCCTGTTTCGGAAAGCACATGGGTGTCCTGGGGCCAGGTCAGCGTTGCGTGAGCACGAGTAACAGGAATTACAGGGGCAGAATGGGATCTCCGGATGCAATGATTTACCTGGCATCTCCTGCAGTGGCCGCTGCCTGCGCAATCGAAGGAAAAATCGCAGATCCGAGGAAGTATCTGAGGTGAGGAGATGAAGATAGCAGGGAATGTCAGGAGAAAATTCGGGGATGACATAAACACCGACTACATCATACCGGCTCATCTTCTCCAGGAAAGCTGGGATCCGCATTTTTTTGCGGCTCATGCCTTTGAAAAATTCGATCCGCTTTTCAGGGAAAAATGTCAGGCGGGCGACAGCAACATTATTGTGGCCGGGCGCAACTTCGGCTGCGGAAGTTCGCGTGAGCAGGCCGTCTATGCCCTGAAATACAACGGCGTCGTGGCAGTCGTGGCGGAATCGTTTCCCGATATCTTCTACCGGAATGCGCTGAACAACGGCCTCCTTCCTGTCAGGACACCACGCGCCGGGGGTATTCAGGAGGGTGATTCTGTAACGATAGACGTTTCTGCCGGCACAATGATTGTCAATGAGACCGGCAGCGCCATCATGCTTCCGGATCTTGATGATTACGCCGGTGTCATGTCGAAAGGCGGAATGCTCGGACTTGCACAGGAGCGGTTACGTGAGAGGCTTATGCGTGCAGGAGGGGATTAGCCTGGGTTTCAGAATCGCCGTAATGGAGGGGGACGGTGTCGGAAAGGAGGTGGTATCCGCGGCTATTGAGGTGATTTCTGCGGTCGAAAGGAAATTTGACATCGGTTTCTCGTTTGAGAACGCTCCGGCCGGCGATGAGCTGCTCAGAAGAGATGGCAGCCCCTTCCCGCGATCATCGTTCAACGCAATAGAGGAAGCAGACGCGACACTGAAAGGTCCGCTAGGATGGAGTGCAAAGGACGTAATCGTCAGGCTCAGGCGTGATCTTGACCTTTTTGCCAACATACGGCCGGCCAGGACACTATATGGTGCCGTAAGTCCGGCGAAACCCATAGACCTTGTCATTGTCAGGGAAAATACCGAAGACCTCTACAGTGAAATTGAATTCGATCTTGGAGACGGCGCGATAGCAATGAAGGTCATCACAAGGCAGGCTACTGCAAGAATAGCAGAATATGCGGCAAGGGTTGCGATGAACAGAAATAAGTCAATGAAGGTTACATGCGTTCACAAATCGAATGTTCTGCAAAAGACCGACGGCTTGTTTTCAAATATATCGCGCGATGTGATTTCAAATTACCCTGCCATTCGTTTCGAAGAAATGCTTGTGGACGCCGCCGCCATGAACCTGATACGCAATCCGCAGGATTTCGATGTTATTCTGACATCCAACCTATATGGAGACATACTTTCTGACGAAGCTGCGCAGATCGCCGGCGGGATAGGTTTCGCACCCTCAGCCAACATCGGCCGGGATCATGCCATATTTGAACCTGTGCACGGGGCGGCATTTGACATAGCGGGCGGCGGTGCGGCCAATCCGGCGGGCATGATACTTTCTGCCGCAATGATGCTCCGTTACCTCGGAGAGGGACACGGCAGCAATGAGTGCATGATTGCCGCTGCAGCTGTTGAGAGGGCGGTGGAAGATGCACTTTCGAGGGGGGTGGTGACTGCAGATTCAGGCGGAACGGCCAGCACTTCAGATTTCGGCAGATACGTCTCCAGAAGCATACTGGCTCAATGACAGCGGTCATGCGCCGTACTTCTTATTCCGCTGGGCATATCCCTTCAGCAGCGGCATGATGTCGAGCCCTCTGAGGCCGTTGAGCGAACCGCGGGCCGCACTTATTTCGTCGAACGAGGAAATTCCGTCGGAGCGAAGCCCCTTCGAATAAATCATAAGCGGCACCGGATCGCAGGTATGTTCCTTCGCCGAAACAGGCGTTGAATGGTCGGCAGTCATTGCAAACACAACATTTTCATCCAACTCAGCGAATATGTCGTTAAGCATTGCATCCACACGCTCGATTATTGATACCTTGCCGGCTGCATTGCCGTCATGCCCGGCAATGTCTGTAGGCTTCACATGGATGAATACAAAATCGTTCGTGTCAAGCATCTTCAGCGCAGCCTTTCCCTTTGATCCAAGGTTGGTGTCCATCCCTGCAGTGGCGCCGGCCGGAGTTACAACATCTGCCCCGAGTGCAAGGCAGATGCCCTTTATGAGTCCCTCCGCGGCAATTGCACCGAAGGACATGCCGTGCTTTACACTGAAAGGCTGAAGCTCGGGATACATTCCCCCGCTCCTCGCAAGAATTGTATTGGCAGGCGGAAGATTTCTTTGAATCCTCTTCCTGTTGACTTCGGAACCGGCAAGAATCTTCGAAGCCTGAAAAGTAAATTTATTGAGTACCTCGGCAGTCCTCGCGGAGTGCCTGTCGAGCGGTCTTGACTGGAGAACCGGACTTCCTGTCTCGCCAGGATCCGTGTCGCTGACGTTTGCTCCCAGATCCTTCCCGCTCAGCACCAGGACGCATCTGTGTTCCGTGCTTTCCTTGAATGTTACACTTACATCATCTATACGCATGTTTGATACAAGCGAGGCGAGCTCGGCGGTTTCCGGCTCCCTGATACGCCCTGCTCTCCTGTCCACTATTTTTCCTCCGGAATCGACCGTCGCGAAATTGCATCTGAACGCTATATCCCCCCGTGAGAGATGCAATCCTGCCCCGAGTGCCTCAAACGGTCCGCGCCCCGTATAAAATTCAGCAGGATCATAGCCGAGTATGGAAAGATGCGAGGTATCGCTTCCAGGAATAAAACCTGGTTTTATCGTGTAGAGGAGTCCGTGCATGGCGGATGACGCAATCCTGTCAGTTGCTGGCTTCCTTGCGGCCTGCAATGGAGTCCTGCCGTGCAGTTCCTCTACTGGCCTGTCTCCAAGACCGTCGCATATCAGAAGAAGTATCTTCCGTTCACTCATTTCAGCATACACCTCTGTTCAATGATGCTCCCATGCGTCCAGGGGCAGCTCGTCATATACATTTGTGTCCGCAGTCTTTTCCTCTTTTTTAGACAGTATGTTGCGTATCTGATTTACATTGAGCTGCCAGTAATAAATTCGCCACAGCCTGCCGTTGGGCAGGAGGGACTCTTCCCAGTCGCTAGAAAGTATACCTGTATCGTGCAGTTCATAGAATATCTTTCTGTCATCGGGATCAAGTGCGTTATCTATAACCTGAAGATCAAAACCGAAATACGACATGACTGTTTCCGCCACTGTCTTTGCCTCCCCTGGACTCAAGCCAAGCTTGAGCACTATCGCCGAGGCCAGCGTCTCGACATCGACAAGATCCAATTTGCCCGAATCTGTCATCCGGAATATACACCCTGTCCCACTCTATCGTAAATAAGCAATTAAACCTAGTTACTATCAGCATCCGGGTGTTTTCATTGAAGGAAAGGACGGAGCGCACTATCGGGCTGATAACCAACCCGATCGCTGGACTCGGAGGGAGCAAGGCGCTCAAAGGAACAGACGGCGAGCTGGCCCGGCGTGCCATTTCAATGGGTGCAGGTGGGAACGCTGTCAGGAGGACTTTCGAGGCACTTGCATCCCTGATAGATATTCTGGATGACAACGACATTGATCCGCCTAAGATACTCAGCTGCCATGGGCCAATGGGGGAAGCGGCCCTGCTCCGCTCACGATATCCGAATTACTCAGCGGTTTACTCATATGAGGGCAAAACATCCTCTGGTGAAGATACCAGACTCGCGGCAGCCGTGATGGAGGCAATGGGGGCATCCATCATTGCGTTTGCAGGCGGTGACGGAACGCTGAGGGATGCGTCAGGAGGCATTAGAAGGAGGACACCGTTAATCGGTATTCCCTCCGGCGTAAAGATGTATTCCGGAGCGTTTCTACGTAAACCTGAATTGTTTGGTCAATCCATCCTGGGCTGGTTTGAGTCCGGCTGCCCTACAAAGAGTGTAAATATGCTGGATTTCGAGGACATTGCTGAAGGAAACATCAGCGTCTCAAACTATGGAACCGTCATCTCACCAATGCTGGAGACCGTCCAGCAGTCCAAGGAAGAGACGATCGGTGATGAGGATAGTAAGCAGGATATTGCAGAATATTTCATCAGTACGATGGACGATTCCTTGACATACCTGATGGGTACCGGCTCTACTGTGAAGGAAATAGTGAAAGAAATGGGGTACAGGACGCATGTCCTGGGAGTCGACGTGTTCATGGGAAGGAAGATGGTATGCGCCGATGCCACAGACAGCATGATTGCACAGGCTGTTGAAAATGCGGGTCCAGGTAAGGTGCGGATAGTTGTCACGCCGACAGGCGGCAGCGGATTCCTGTTCGGAAGGGGAAACCAGCAGTTTACACCGGAAATGCTGAAGGAAATTGGCAGAGAGAACATAATCGTGCTCTGCACTCCGCGCAAACTGGAATCCATCGGAACAATCAGGATCGACACGGGTGACAGGGAGGTGGACAGGACGCTCAGCGGAAACTATGAAGTAATAAAAGGCTTCGGCATAAGGAGGATAACACATATAGGCAGCGAGTGAGATGCGATGTCGCCAAAAAGTCAGCCAGCAGGAAAAGTCGGCGAAATAAGGTGCTGGGCAATATGCCATTCTACAGAAGATGAGCATAAAGTCGAAATGGCGCTCCGAAATGTGGTTGGATCTGAAGCCGCGATTGAGCATGTTCGTACTGAAACGCACTTCGGGCAGCCGATGTCAATTATCTCATGCAGATTAAGCGGCGGAAAGAAATTTTCCGAAATTTTGAGCAGGTTCTCCGCTGAAGATATTGAAACACTCCTAGGGCAGCTCGAGGAAAGGCTTGACAGTGACAATACATTTCACATCAGGCTTGATAAACAGCAGACATATGAAGGCGAGCCGAAACTGTCATGCAGCTTTGATCCAGTGACGCGCAAGAAGAGGGACAGCATAGATCTCGATATACACTTCACCACGTATCCGTCCAGGAGAGAAAATGCAATCAGGTTCATAGAATCGCTGTTGAGAAAAAATGATTTGGAGCAGGGGTAGCCCAGCTTGGCCAAAGGCGCAAGGCTTAGGACCTTGTCCAGCAGTGGTTCGCCGGTTCAAATCCGGCCCCCTGCACTGGGACGATTGTTCGACCTGTTTAGAAGCGGTTAATCCCTCACTGATATTTGGATCATCATTGGCTTTTTTGAACTGATGAACGAACTGGAGTTGCATCAGGATACCGGTTCTACGTAATCATGATGCAAGGAAGAGTGTGACGGAGAGATTAAAGGCTCTTCAGGACAGTCGAATGACGACAGTCGAACTCAAGATGCCCGTCATTGACGGAATACGCACAAAGGATGTGAACAAAGTGGCACCGCTTAAGGGTTCATGGCGACATCATCGATCGCAAAACCGCTCTTCCTCGAAGGACTGGTGAAGCTGCCCGGTGCAAAGCTGACATTCGGCGGCGCGGTCAGCAAGGCAGGGCTGCGGAGGTTCGTGATCTCGATATGGTCGACCGTTGAATTGAAGAACTGCCCCGAGGATACGTTGCATTATCGTAGCGTTCGCAGGCTTGTAGAAGAAGCAGTTGATGGCACATTCACCAGCTACTCCAGCGTAACGCACGGCAGCAGGGATTAGTTTCAGATAGCACTGAGATACGGCCAAAAAACGAGTCCAGTGCTCGTGCCTGTGTATCAGTCGTATGCTCTCGAAATCATTGAACTTGATGTCACAACCTGAAAGCAGAGCCTGTGCTATCTGTCCCTGTTGATCAATACTCCTGATCTTCTCCGGACAGCTTACCGATGGTTCCGATTGCCCTGGAGGTATCCGGGTCCATCGTTGACAGGCACTCTTAGATGAAAACCGCGAGCATCATCAGCAGTTCTTTGAATGCGCGCAAATAGCGTTTAGTGAGATTTCAACTATCACAACAGAACAACGCATTTTATCTTCCTTCCTCACCATTACCTGCGCGATCGGTTTTGCGACGGATTCACGGGCGCATCACGAAGAGATGTGCCTGGTTTCGGCTCAAGCGCAACTGAAAGCAGTTAAATATAGGTATGTAAATACTTACTACTAGTAGTAAGTATTAAGTAATTAGCTATCACTGATCATTACCGGCGATTTCCGTGAATGAAAAGGTAAGCATATCCCTTGATGAAAATATAATCAAACTCATAGATGCCGAAAGGGGAGATGTACCCAGAAGCAGGTACATAGAGAACCTGCTCAAGACTGCCGGCTCGCTTTTTGAGGCTCTGTGGATATTTTCAGACGAATTTGAAAGTGTTACAAAAATGGAGAGATGGCTCGCAGCTCACGCTTCGCAGCCACTGGGGAGACCGCTGCACAAGCATGAAGGGTACCTCTCCGTTACGGATAATGCACTGCGCTTTTATAACGATAAAATGGATCTTCTGTTTATTATCGAAAAGCGTTCAATCCTGAATATGAGCGTGAGTTACGATGAGCAGTTCAAAAGATTCAGAGACTCGCGCGGACTCATACCGCCGCTCAAGCTGGAGCTCGATAACAGGATTGTGTATCTCTTCACCAAGACCATAGGCAGGAAACGGCTGGGAGGGGGGTGGATGTTCAGAGGAGAGAATGAAGCTCTGGAAATGTGGTTTAAGGGCTTTCCGCAGCGCTGAACTGTTCGGTTCTGCCGCGGCGGAGTTATTACGCTGCAATGAAGAGTACATACTGATCGGCAAAGGAACAAGACCGGCCCATAAGTCGTCAGCTCGTCAGCGCCACCGCAACATTTGTGCTGCCTGGCAACGGCGCAGTGAGAGGCTCACACACTGTCTATTGGAAAAACGGCAAATTCATCCATGCGTCAGAATGCCACCTGCACCTGTCAGGGCAACAGCAGACAGGTTGTCGATTTCACAGACAGCATATTCAGGTGCTGAATGAGATCAAACCGGTTTGCTCCCTGCCTGCTTAGCGGGGATAGGGTTTCGCCCTACCCGGATTCAATACCTGATTTACTGGAAATTGAAATATGGACCGCCGATTGTGAAGAGCGAGGCCTGCATGAATCCGGATTCCTGCTGGGGGGGCGTCAGCGTGACGTCTGCTTCCTGCTGCACATTTCCCATTGAAAGGATATCGTAACGGAGTTCCTCCGCTATGTCCGAACTGAAGTACTGCGTAATCTGGTCGTTTATGTGCCTGCAGACGGAGAGTATTATCTTGGATATTCCCTCCTGGACTATTCTGAAACCGTCCTCCAGCGTGATTTCATCCGAAAGCTCGGTGAGTTTATTGTTGTCTATGACAACAATCGCATCCGAGATGGATTTCAGTTCAGCAATTGTCTTCTCGCACTGCGACCTGGACTCCTCGACAAACGGTCTTATACCAATCGAGACAACAGTGATATCCATTTCCTTTGCCGCCCTTGCCACGACAGGCGCAACACGTGAGCCGAAGGTTCCACCGAGGCCGGTTACAACAAATATGATACCTGCGTTGACTATCTTTGCCTTTATTGCCTCAAGGTACAGCTCTTCGACAGCGTCAATATCCTCCGGCCTGATCAGGAGCGCAGAACTGCAGGCGACAGAGCAGAGTCTGTCCTGATTGTCATTGACTGCGACTGTCTCAATATCGGGGTGTTCCCAGTACAGCCGTTCAGCAATGTTCGTTCCGGCGCCGCCGCAGCCGACGACGCTCACTCTAGGTTCTCCGATTCCGCCCACAATGGATACATCCATCCCTTCCTGGGTGAAGTCACCGAATTCAGACATTTGTCTCCTCCTTGATCTTGCGGATATGCTCTGGAGAAACCGTTTCCCTGTTCAGTAACTGTTCGTGCATCCCATCCCTTCTGACAGCCGCCAAACCTTTCCATGTCCACTACTAGTGCTCGCGGTCCACTTGCACCAGTCTTTCCCTGGAGTCGCATATGGAATCAATGGTTTTGTCGAGCCTGCTGTCCTTATTTATGGTGTGGTTCTTCAGAATGAAGTATGCAGCCTCATTCTCATCCACGAAGTACCCTCCTCTCACCATCTCTTGGAGGACATGCATGACTGCAGGCGCGGCAACAATCTTGATCACTCTTCTGTTCTCAGGCGCCTCGTTCGCAGTGCCTGCGACGCTACCATCTTCTTCGAAGATAAAGCGCCTGATCGCCTCTCGAGCTAAATGAGATCTGCTCGCAAATTCCGTGTGCGATTCAAGGAATTTGTCGATTGTCTTTATCTCATTGTCGTCGAGACGAAGAGAAATCCTGTTGTCCACCATTGTGCCCTTCTCCATCGGATATTCGCAGGGATGACATAACCTTCAATTTATATTTAATACTTTTGTCATGCGTCGTACGAAGTATGACAAACAGACCGAAAACGGAGAACACAAATTCCGAATCAGTCAATGTATTCGACGGTAAATCTTTTTCTATATCTCTCCAGTATTTTTATCGTGTACGCACCCAGAAAAACAGTGAAGAGCAAATTTGCCATGGCGTCTATCAGGTTGAAGGGTATTCCCGCAACCATTATCGGTATGAG of the Candidatus Sysuiplasma jiujiangense genome contains:
- a CDS encoding 3-isopropylmalate dehydratase large subunit yields the protein MGSTTVEKIVSRACGKAVSAGEKLESLPVDRLYLNEVVAPPAIINFQNDFSKVFRDTQSPKQVFDRSRVTFFADHSVPSCSESVSRGIALMKTFSNETGVRMYKEGDGIEHTVAGEEGSVLPGEIVVATDSHTCTQGALGALAFGIGATEAEYAMANGEIYSFSVPETIRFSIGGELSDGVFAKDLILHILGMMGQDGCSRRIAEFDGRCISSMDMDGRFTMCNLSVEMGARSAIINPDDSTSAYIREAFANSGKSFDGSALDKARRSDSDAVFSSVFEVDAADVEPTVALPHSPANAKPVSEVDDEIDTVFIGSCANARKSDLEIAARILGGRRISRRVNLIVIPASRRIYNWAASNGILSRLAEAGANIESSNCGPCFGKHMGVLGPGQRCVSTSNRNYRGRMGSPDAMIYLASPAVAAACAIEGKIADPRKYLR
- a CDS encoding 2,3-bisphosphoglycerate-independent phosphoglycerate mutase, with amino-acid sequence MSERKILLLICDGLGDRPVEELHGRTPLQAARKPATDRIASSAMHGLLYTIKPGFIPGSDTSHLSILGYDPAEFYTGRGPFEALGAGLHLSRGDIAFRCNFATVDSGGKIVDRRAGRIREPETAELASLVSNMRIDDVSVTFKESTEHRCVLVLSGKDLGANVSDTDPGETGSPVLQSRPLDRHSARTAEVLNKFTFQASKILAGSEVNRKRIQRNLPPANTILARSGGMYPELQPFSVKHGMSFGAIAAEGLIKGICLALGADVVTPAGATAGMDTNLGSKGKAALKMLDTNDFVFIHVKPTDIAGHDGNAAGKVSIIERVDAMLNDIFAELDENVVFAMTADHSTPVSAKEHTCDPVPLMIYSKGLRSDGISSFDEISAARGSLNGLRGLDIMPLLKGYAQRNKKYGA
- a CDS encoding homoaconitate hydratase, with translation MDSYARAPHRIVSNIIERDAESTAYVRILDTTLRDGEQTPGISLTPEQKLKLAGILNELGVDTIEAGFPVTSRGEEEAVKKIASSATGAKVICLARAEKSDIEKAAECGVSSIHIFLASSDIHLVNKLKMTRGEMLQKAADAVDFAGTRGLEVEFSAEDSTRTEPGFLAEVARTVHDAGATVFDIADTVGVATPELMKCLVKSVSGTGIEVSVHCHNDFGLAVANSIAAVDAGAAQVHATLNGIGERAGNTSLEEFATAATWLYGYRTKIRFEMISHACEQAASITGMPIHANKPIVGSNAFGHKSGIHTHGIIRNPITYEPFDPRLVGRGRWMQAGKHSGRHGIEAQLKEQNITLGREELDMVVRMVKQRGDSGMITAADELARLADMARKSSLQQIPEARNGE
- a CDS encoding isocitrate/isopropylmalate dehydrogenase family protein; this encodes MITPVSCRKAECSDLHRSGYVRGLCVQEGISLGFRIAVMEGDGVGKEVVSAAIEVISAVERKFDIGFSFENAPAGDELLRRDGSPFPRSSFNAIEEADATLKGPLGWSAKDVIVRLRRDLDLFANIRPARTLYGAVSPAKPIDLVIVRENTEDLYSEIEFDLGDGAIAMKVITRQATARIAEYAARVAMNRNKSMKVTCVHKSNVLQKTDGLFSNISRDVISNYPAIRFEEMLVDAAAMNLIRNPQDFDVILTSNLYGDILSDEAAQIAGGIGFAPSANIGRDHAIFEPVHGAAFDIAGGGAANPAGMILSAAMMLRYLGEGHGSNECMIAAAAVERAVEDALSRGVVTADSGGTASTSDFGRYVSRSILAQ
- a CDS encoding ATP-NAD kinase family protein gives rise to the protein MKERTERTIGLITNPIAGLGGSKALKGTDGELARRAISMGAGGNAVRRTFEALASLIDILDDNDIDPPKILSCHGPMGEAALLRSRYPNYSAVYSYEGKTSSGEDTRLAAAVMEAMGASIIAFAGGDGTLRDASGGIRRRTPLIGIPSGVKMYSGAFLRKPELFGQSILGWFESGCPTKSVNMLDFEDIAEGNISVSNYGTVISPMLETVQQSKEETIGDEDSKQDIAEYFISTMDDSLTYLMGTGSTVKEIVKEMGYRTHVLGVDVFMGRKMVCADATDSMIAQAVENAGPGKVRIVVTPTGGSGFLFGRGNQQFTPEMLKEIGRENIIVLCTPRKLESIGTIRIDTGDREVDRTLSGNYEVIKGFGIRRITHIGSE
- the leuD gene encoding 3-isopropylmalate dehydratase small subunit (catalyzes the isomerization between 2-isopropylmalate and 3-isopropylmalate in leucine biosynthesis), with the translated sequence MKIAGNVRRKFGDDINTDYIIPAHLLQESWDPHFFAAHAFEKFDPLFREKCQAGDSNIIVAGRNFGCGSSREQAVYALKYNGVVAVVAESFPDIFYRNALNNGLLPVRTPRAGGIQEGDSVTIDVSAGTMIVNETGSAIMLPDLDDYAGVMSKGGMLGLAQERLRERLMRAGGD